A window of Sphingobacterium sp. lm-10 contains these coding sequences:
- a CDS encoding TonB-dependent receptor, protein MKFQKILAQTAFLAMLTGVSFEAAAQQREETEKPVTIDSFVIVRDYRPLLADAVKIRRSPDMANKREYMPRLTYGNIPDKKLDINTGLSELKIMETPFIRSRDTYSNYVKAGVGNLGTIMGEAYFAIEDYEDIRFGGFVKHLNQKGSLEEQRFSRQEAGIFGRRVFPALTIDGQIGYNRLGTNFYGIPMSQEGVNLNPAREGQVFNDLYLTGELVSNFDPTNEDALSYSLKTDAYTYSDRYDVRENSFALSGYLNKRVRTFNVGANVAVDLNNVDGAINMLGASGVNNSVASANPYISFKGANYTIQLGANLVSEFGDQTSFNIFPKAEIDFSLVPEYFYIFGGVTGGVERGSYREFTRQNQFLAPGARIQNMIERMNAYGGIKGNAGATFGWKAKAFYRQLEGMPLFVNNLVNPFQFDLVYDGDGDESVKHIGVEGEINIRVSEAVNLGGRLNIDNYTMAYQQETWHTPNVRLTANARFNISEKLYIDAEALFHGATSARAFAYTNDGVPVDASAPTVQSIPSFLDLSAGAEYKATKQLGIFVKANNMLNNEYQRYLYYPRLGFNVIGGLNFSF, encoded by the coding sequence ATGAAATTTCAGAAGATACTAGCGCAAACAGCGTTTTTAGCGATGCTTACAGGTGTCAGTTTTGAAGCTGCTGCTCAACAACGCGAAGAAACAGAAAAGCCTGTCACGATCGATTCATTTGTAATCGTTCGGGATTATCGACCACTATTAGCCGATGCGGTAAAAATTCGTCGCAGTCCAGATATGGCCAATAAGAGAGAGTATATGCCAAGGTTAACCTACGGCAATATTCCTGATAAGAAACTGGATATCAATACAGGGTTGAGTGAGTTGAAAATTATGGAAACGCCATTCATCCGCTCTCGCGATACCTATAGCAATTATGTAAAAGCAGGTGTTGGAAATCTAGGAACCATCATGGGCGAAGCATACTTTGCGATAGAGGATTATGAAGATATCCGTTTCGGAGGTTTCGTAAAACACCTGAATCAAAAAGGTAGCTTGGAAGAGCAACGTTTCAGCCGCCAAGAGGCAGGAATTTTTGGAAGACGGGTTTTCCCGGCGCTGACGATCGACGGACAAATTGGATACAATCGCTTAGGAACCAATTTTTACGGTATCCCAATGAGTCAGGAAGGTGTCAACTTAAACCCGGCTCGTGAAGGGCAAGTTTTTAACGATTTGTATTTAACTGGTGAGCTAGTCAGTAACTTTGATCCTACTAACGAAGATGCATTGAGTTACTCCTTAAAGACCGATGCATATACCTATTCTGATCGTTATGATGTGCGCGAGAATTCATTTGCGTTATCAGGTTACCTGAACAAGAGGGTACGCACATTCAACGTAGGAGCAAATGTAGCCGTGGATCTGAATAATGTAGATGGTGCCATCAACATGCTGGGCGCATCAGGAGTGAATAACTCTGTTGCATCTGCCAATCCATATATCAGTTTCAAAGGAGCTAATTACACGATTCAATTAGGTGCTAACCTGGTTTCCGAATTCGGAGATCAGACCAGCTTTAATATTTTTCCGAAAGCCGAGATTGACTTCTCATTGGTACCGGAGTACTTTTACATCTTTGGTGGTGTTACTGGTGGTGTTGAGCGGGGATCCTACCGCGAGTTTACCCGTCAAAATCAATTTTTGGCACCGGGCGCTAGAATCCAGAATATGATCGAGCGCATGAATGCGTATGGTGGTATTAAAGGAAATGCGGGAGCTACATTTGGCTGGAAAGCCAAAGCATTCTATCGTCAGTTAGAAGGCATGCCTTTGTTTGTAAACAATTTGGTCAATCCTTTTCAGTTTGATTTAGTGTATGATGGCGATGGCGACGAATCCGTTAAGCATATTGGTGTAGAAGGCGAGATCAACATCCGAGTCTCGGAAGCAGTGAATTTGGGCGGACGATTGAATATCGATAATTATACCATGGCTTATCAGCAGGAGACCTGGCACACGCCAAATGTTCGTCTGACAGCAAATGCGCGCTTCAATATCTCTGAGAAATTATACATCGATGCCGAAGCATTATTCCACGGAGCGACCTCGGCACGTGCATTTGCTTACACCAATGATGGTGTTCCAGTCGACGCCTCCGCGCCAACGGTGCAGAGTATTCCATCGTTCCTAGATCTAAGTGCAGGCGCAGAATATAAGGCTACAAAACAGTTAGGGATCTTCGTGAAAGCAAATAATATGCTAAACAATGAGTATCAGCGTTATTTATATTATCCAAGATTAGGGTTTAACGTGATCGGTGGACTGAACTTTTCGTTTTAA
- a CDS encoding MotA/TolQ/ExbB proton channel family protein encodes MSLLLQAYPVDSLNQMQQTVNLAPVQEDTNLLQLLMRGGWIMVPIVLLFFIGLVIFVERYLTIRKASRREAGLLPQVKSNVLSGKLDSAIAVCRSSNSALSRMLQKGLTRVGRPIKDIEGAIENQGKLEVARLEKNINVLGIVAGIAPMLGFVGTIFGVIQIFRDVEIAGGIDIGSVSGGLYVKMIASASGLTIGILAYIGYHILNMMVERVILRMETDAIEFIDLLDEPGS; translated from the coding sequence ATGTCATTACTTTTACAAGCATACCCGGTTGATTCGCTAAACCAGATGCAGCAAACAGTGAATTTAGCTCCAGTACAAGAAGATACTAATCTTCTTCAGTTGTTGATGAGAGGTGGGTGGATAATGGTGCCCATTGTATTGTTGTTCTTCATCGGTCTAGTGATCTTCGTAGAGCGTTACCTTACCATTCGTAAGGCTTCTAGACGCGAGGCTGGATTATTGCCACAAGTAAAGTCAAATGTTTTGTCTGGAAAGTTAGACTCCGCTATTGCAGTGTGTAGATCCAGCAACTCAGCGCTTTCGCGCATGTTGCAAAAGGGCCTTACCCGTGTAGGACGCCCGATCAAAGACATTGAGGGAGCGATTGAAAACCAAGGAAAGCTCGAAGTAGCACGTCTGGAGAAAAACATTAACGTGTTGGGTATTGTGGCGGGTATAGCGCCCATGCTTGGTTTCGTGGGTACTATCTTTGGCGTTATCCAGATCTTCCGCGATGTAGAGATTGCCGGTGGTATTGACATTGGTTCGGTTTCCGGAGGTTTGTATGTCAAAATGATTGCATCCGCATCTGGGTTAACGATTGGTATCCTGGCATACATCGGTTATCATATTTTAAATATGATGGTTGAGCGCGTGATCCTTCGTATGGAAACGGATGCCATTGAATTTATCGATCTGTTGGACGAGCCAGGGTCATAA
- a CDS encoding biopolymer transporter ExbD, which yields MNLRNKRNKPSAEVHTAALNDIMFFLMLFFLLASAVANPQVVKLLLPRSSAGEQSVAKKTMTISITSDLIYHVDKQAVPLESLEGYIQNNLATGEELTIMLYADSTVPIQNVISVMDVANRLRVKLVLATEPKND from the coding sequence ATGAATTTAAGAAATAAAAGAAATAAGCCCAGTGCAGAAGTACACACGGCAGCGTTGAACGATATTATGTTCTTCCTGATGCTGTTCTTCTTGCTAGCTTCGGCGGTAGCCAATCCGCAGGTGGTAAAGCTATTGTTGCCTCGCTCTAGTGCGGGCGAGCAGTCGGTAGCGAAGAAAACCATGACTATCTCCATTACCAGTGATCTAATCTACCATGTGGATAAGCAGGCGGTGCCTTTGGAAAGTCTGGAAGGATATATCCAAAATAACTTAGCAACAGGTGAGGAGTTGACCATCATGCTGTATGCCGACAGTACAGTGCCTATTCAAAATGTGATCTCCGTGATGGATGTGGCGAATCGTTTGCGCGTGAAACTCGTGTTGGCGACAGAACCGAAAAATGATTAA
- a CDS encoding energy transducer TonB produces the protein MDENNMPKALGISSLVMAGLLAIGFFIVFGQEIPEYGMGGIVVNYGTSPEGMGDDYMSVDEPSVDENANQVRPDRIDPNTTPIPTPTQQVAEKSVATQDVEDAPAVTKTEKPKPANAEQSTVEKKNATPAVNPNALFKGKKNNGQGGGDGTGSTPGNQGSELGDPLASNYGEGGSGFGNMMLSLSNRRWDVPPTISDDGQSVGIVEVEFTVDKSGRIVRARQGSKTTIADYRLVQKCIQAVEKAKLNSLANAPDSQVGKVTFRFQVR, from the coding sequence ATGGACGAGAACAATATGCCAAAAGCATTGGGCATATCCAGTTTGGTGATGGCCGGTCTTCTGGCGATTGGATTTTTTATCGTGTTTGGTCAAGAGATTCCTGAGTATGGTATGGGAGGGATTGTGGTGAATTACGGTACTTCTCCAGAAGGTATGGGAGACGATTACATGAGTGTAGATGAACCATCGGTGGATGAAAATGCGAATCAGGTACGTCCTGATAGAATTGATCCTAATACCACACCGATCCCTACGCCAACCCAACAGGTGGCAGAGAAGTCTGTGGCTACGCAAGACGTCGAAGATGCACCAGCAGTAACCAAAACGGAAAAGCCTAAGCCTGCCAATGCCGAACAAAGTACAGTAGAAAAGAAAAATGCAACACCCGCTGTGAATCCAAATGCTTTGTTTAAAGGCAAGAAAAATAATGGTCAGGGTGGAGGTGATGGTACAGGCTCTACACCAGGTAACCAAGGCTCTGAATTAGGAGATCCTCTAGCAAGTAACTACGGTGAGGGGGGATCTGGCTTCGGAAATATGATGCTATCGCTGTCCAATCGACGTTGGGATGTTCCTCCAACAATCAGTGATGATGGGCAGTCTGTCGGGATTGTAGAAGTGGAGTTTACCGTCGATAAAAGTGGACGAATTGTGCGCGCTCGACAAGGATCCAAAACTACCATTGCAGATTATAGATTAGTACAGAAATGTATCCAAGCAGTAGAAAAAGCCAAATTGAATTCTTTGGCAAATGCGCCAGATAGCCAGGTAGGTAAGGTAACCTTCCGGTTCCAGGTTCGATAG
- a CDS encoding folylpolyglutamate synthase/dihydrofolate synthase family protein: protein MNNYTEAIEYLYARLPMFTRDGASAINKGLDRTIQLCEYLGNPQQHFKAIHVAGTNGKGSSSHMITSILEVAGLKTGLYTSPHLVDFRERIRVHGLPVGQDYVLRFIQQHQAFIEEIQPSFFEVTVGMAFDYFAQQKVDVAIIEVGLGGRLDSTNIITPILSLITNIGLDHMDMLGDTIPAIAAEKAGIIKQNTPIVISEYQIETEAVFRNQANVMHAPITFASEQWNIQPTKDDISPYQALEAVNLIDSSQSMDLQLDLMGSYQANNVRGVLCVIDQLRLQGWTISDEHIRLGLQQVQQRTGLMGRWQTIATAPWVICDTGHNEDGIRQVVQNLKRTPHRNLHIVIGAMKDKDLSHILPLLPKTAYYHFCAPALPRAMHASALQELASQYGLTGQHYPSVLQAYQAALNAWQPEDLVFVGGSTFVVAEVLTSLQVK from the coding sequence ATGAATAACTATACAGAGGCAATCGAGTATCTATATGCTCGATTGCCTATGTTTACTAGAGATGGTGCTTCTGCCATCAATAAAGGCCTGGATCGCACCATTCAGCTATGCGAGTACTTAGGCAATCCTCAACAGCATTTTAAGGCCATTCATGTTGCCGGTACGAATGGAAAGGGATCATCTTCTCATATGATTACGTCCATTCTGGAAGTTGCTGGGCTTAAGACGGGTTTGTACACCTCACCTCACTTGGTAGATTTTCGGGAACGCATACGCGTGCATGGCCTTCCGGTCGGTCAGGACTATGTTCTCCGGTTTATACAGCAGCATCAAGCATTCATCGAAGAAATCCAACCTTCCTTTTTTGAAGTTACCGTCGGGATGGCCTTTGATTATTTTGCGCAGCAAAAGGTGGATGTCGCGATTATTGAGGTGGGTTTGGGTGGACGTCTGGATAGCACCAATATCATTACGCCTATCCTTTCCTTGATTACCAATATTGGCTTAGACCATATGGATATGCTAGGAGATACCATCCCAGCTATCGCTGCGGAGAAGGCAGGGATCATTAAGCAGAATACACCCATCGTCATATCCGAATATCAAATAGAAACGGAAGCAGTTTTTCGTAACCAAGCGAACGTTATGCACGCGCCGATTACCTTTGCTTCTGAGCAGTGGAATATACAACCTACTAAAGACGATATATCACCTTATCAAGCTCTAGAGGCTGTCAATTTGATCGATTCATCTCAATCTATGGATCTGCAACTGGATTTAATGGGATCGTATCAAGCGAATAATGTGAGAGGAGTGCTGTGTGTGATCGATCAATTAAGGTTGCAAGGATGGACCATTTCTGACGAACATATTCGCTTGGGGCTTCAACAAGTACAGCAGCGGACAGGTTTAATGGGTAGGTGGCAGACGATCGCAACAGCACCATGGGTGATCTGTGATACCGGGCACAATGAAGATGGCATCCGACAAGTCGTACAAAATCTGAAACGTACGCCGCATCGCAATTTACATATAGTCATCGGAGCGATGAAAGACAAAGATCTGAGTCATATCCTACCTTTGCTTCCTAAGACTGCGTATTATCATTTTTGTGCACCTGCATTACCACGTGCTATGCATGCATCAGCTTTGCAGGAACTAGCCAGCCAATATGGGCTAACGGGCCAGCATTATCCGAGTGTACTACAAGCTTACCAAGCAGCGTTAAACGCATGGCAGCCCGAGGATCTGGTCTTCGTGGGCGGCAGCACATTTGTAGTAGCAGAAGTGCTTACATCGCTGCAAGTGAAATAG
- a CDS encoding DNA gyrase/topoisomerase IV subunit A, with product MSDEINNTNAENHDELPDAQNGELASNTIPLSGLYENWFLDYASYVILDRAVPHINDGFKPVQRRILHSLKEMDDGRYNKAANVIGNTMKYHPHGDASIGDAMVQIGQKDLLIDCQGNWGDPITGDSAAAARYIEARLSKFANDVVFNADTTEWQLSYDGRNNEPITLPVKFPLLLAQGAEGIAVGLATKIMPHNFVELIDGAIQALQGERPNIFPDFPTGGMADVSAYNDGMRGGKIRVRAKIEERDKKTLAITEIPFGTTTGNLIESVVAANDKGKIKIKKIEDNTAENVEIIVHLAPGISPDMTIDALYAFTSCENAISPNTCVIKDSRPHFMSVNDILVENAKQTKALLKKELEIRLHELQEKIFFSSLLKIFIREGMYKNTQYEEAGDFKTVVIVLNGLFTPFFDQFYREITTEDYKRLIDKPMSSITRFDVSKADEQMKSLEDEIKEVKRHLRQLTEYAIRWFEYLREKYGKGRGRKTEIRVFDKVEAAQVALANAKLYVNREEGFIGTNMRKDEFVSECSDIDDIITFRADGKYSINKIQDKIFVGKDIIHVAVFKKGDDRTTYNAIYKDGTTGTNYVKRFAVTGVTRDKPYDISKGTKGSKVLYFTANANGEAETVNIQLKPHSQLRKLTFDVNFADIAIKGRGSQGNIVSKYPVKKITFKSAGVSTLAGRKIWYDTTLQRLNADERGTYLGEFDGADKILVVTPDGSYELSTFDLNNHFDEKMIRLERFVPDQVYTAIQQDGKTGTYYVKRFKFDDIPAGKKVKFINEEARLILLTNAPEPVVRLHILKGKSQTPEAFEQPLQEIIDIKGLKAQGNRLSFHTVEQIKLLTTEIDLANLTTTAPEAETMKEANSAESDAKATTGDAPKKGDGPTMEITNPDDINLDEDGQVSLF from the coding sequence ATGAGTGACGAGATTAACAACACGAACGCGGAAAACCACGATGAACTTCCTGATGCGCAAAATGGGGAGCTCGCGAGCAACACCATTCCGCTATCCGGCCTTTATGAAAACTGGTTTCTGGACTACGCGTCGTATGTAATCCTTGATCGGGCTGTTCCTCATATCAATGATGGTTTCAAGCCGGTGCAACGCCGTATCTTACATTCGCTGAAGGAAATGGACGATGGTAGGTACAATAAAGCCGCCAATGTGATTGGTAACACTATGAAATATCACCCGCACGGTGATGCTTCCATTGGTGATGCGATGGTACAGATCGGCCAAAAAGATCTTTTGATTGACTGTCAGGGAAACTGGGGCGATCCGATCACAGGAGATTCTGCTGCTGCAGCCCGTTATATCGAGGCACGCCTTTCAAAATTTGCCAATGATGTGGTATTTAATGCGGACACGACAGAATGGCAATTGAGTTATGACGGTAGAAATAATGAGCCGATTACCCTTCCCGTAAAATTTCCGTTGCTGCTGGCTCAAGGCGCTGAGGGAATCGCAGTGGGTCTGGCAACTAAGATTATGCCCCACAACTTTGTGGAATTGATCGATGGCGCTATCCAGGCACTACAGGGAGAGCGACCAAATATTTTCCCCGACTTTCCAACGGGTGGCATGGCCGATGTTTCTGCCTATAATGATGGCATGCGTGGTGGCAAGATTCGGGTACGTGCTAAGATTGAAGAACGAGACAAAAAAACATTGGCTATTACCGAGATCCCATTCGGAACGACCACAGGTAACCTTATTGAAAGTGTCGTGGCTGCCAATGATAAAGGTAAGATCAAAATCAAAAAGATAGAAGATAATACCGCAGAGAATGTAGAAATTATCGTTCATCTGGCTCCGGGAATTTCACCCGACATGACCATCGATGCACTATATGCCTTTACCTCCTGCGAGAACGCCATTTCTCCGAATACCTGTGTGATCAAAGATAGCAGGCCCCATTTCATGTCGGTAAATGATATTTTGGTCGAAAATGCGAAACAAACGAAGGCTCTATTAAAAAAGGAATTAGAAATTCGCCTGCACGAACTGCAGGAAAAAATCTTCTTCAGCTCTTTGCTTAAAATTTTCATCCGCGAAGGGATGTACAAGAATACACAATACGAGGAAGCAGGAGATTTCAAGACCGTAGTAATCGTACTTAATGGGTTATTCACACCATTTTTCGATCAATTTTATCGGGAAATCACTACGGAGGATTACAAACGCTTGATCGATAAACCGATGAGCAGTATCACTCGCTTCGATGTTTCAAAAGCAGATGAGCAAATGAAAAGCTTGGAAGATGAGATCAAGGAGGTTAAACGTCATCTTCGGCAGCTTACGGAATACGCAATACGATGGTTTGAATACCTACGCGAAAAATATGGGAAAGGACGTGGCCGTAAGACGGAAATCCGGGTTTTCGATAAGGTAGAAGCGGCACAGGTTGCCCTGGCAAATGCCAAGCTTTATGTAAATCGGGAAGAAGGCTTTATCGGTACAAACATGCGTAAAGATGAGTTTGTATCGGAATGCTCGGACATTGACGACATCATTACCTTCCGAGCCGATGGTAAATACTCTATCAATAAGATTCAAGACAAAATATTTGTTGGAAAAGATATTATCCATGTTGCCGTTTTCAAAAAAGGAGACGATCGCACTACCTACAATGCTATTTATAAAGATGGTACCACAGGTACTAATTACGTGAAGCGCTTCGCCGTCACCGGTGTTACACGCGATAAACCTTACGATATCAGTAAAGGCACTAAAGGTTCCAAAGTACTGTACTTCACCGCGAATGCCAATGGAGAAGCAGAGACGGTAAATATCCAGCTCAAACCGCATTCGCAATTGAGAAAACTCACTTTCGATGTCAATTTTGCAGATATTGCCATCAAAGGACGTGGTTCTCAAGGAAATATCGTGAGCAAGTACCCCGTCAAAAAAATCACTTTTAAAAGTGCTGGCGTATCGACTTTAGCTGGCCGCAAAATTTGGTACGACACGACCTTGCAGCGACTCAATGCGGACGAGCGCGGTACTTATCTAGGAGAATTTGATGGTGCTGACAAGATTTTAGTGGTCACGCCGGATGGCTCGTATGAATTATCGACCTTCGATTTAAACAACCATTTTGATGAGAAAATGATTCGCCTGGAACGTTTCGTCCCCGATCAGGTCTACACCGCTATCCAACAAGATGGTAAGACCGGCACCTACTATGTCAAACGGTTCAAATTCGACGACATTCCTGCGGGCAAAAAGGTAAAGTTTATCAATGAAGAAGCGCGCCTGATCCTACTTACCAATGCGCCAGAACCGGTAGTTAGGCTACATATTCTAAAAGGGAAGTCGCAAACTCCAGAGGCTTTTGAGCAACCGCTGCAGGAGATCATCGATATCAAAGGATTAAAGGCACAGGGAAACCGCTTGTCCTTCCATACGGTGGAGCAGATCAAGTTGCTGACGACAGAAATAGACCTAGCAAATTTGACAACCACAGCGCCCGAAGCGGAAACAATGAAAGAAGCTAATTCAGCAGAAAGCGATGCAAAAGCCACAACCGGCGATGCGCCAAAGAAAGGCGACGGCCCGACGATGGAAATTACGAATCCAGATGATATCAATCTGGATGAAGATGGCCAGGTTTCGCTATTTTAA
- a CDS encoding alpha/beta hydrolase has protein sequence MTKHAFTFISAIFFLLSSNLLAQSNSLAKQNIPYYGKSTDDYKNQQCLLDVYIPEGETDFATIVWFHGGGLTGGQKEIPEYLKGKGMAVVGVGYRFSPQVKVEDIIQDAAQAVNWVFQEIESLGGSRDKIVLSGHSAGGYLGLMITLNKSYLQKYDIDADKLLGIVPFSPQAITHFTARQEQGIDINQPTIDAYAPLFWVRNAVPPTTLITGGRDLEMVGRYEENAYLKRMLEIVGNDHIKLLELDGYDHGMVYPALPILVKQVKYWLK, from the coding sequence ATGACAAAACATGCATTTACTTTTATTAGCGCGATCTTCTTTCTATTATCCAGTAACTTACTAGCTCAGTCCAATTCCTTAGCGAAGCAAAACATTCCGTATTACGGAAAATCTACCGATGACTACAAAAACCAACAGTGTTTGCTCGATGTGTACATACCGGAGGGTGAAACAGATTTTGCCACTATCGTATGGTTTCATGGTGGTGGGCTAACCGGAGGGCAGAAAGAAATTCCGGAATATTTAAAAGGAAAAGGAATGGCTGTCGTCGGCGTTGGCTATCGATTCTCTCCGCAGGTAAAGGTCGAAGATATTATCCAAGATGCTGCGCAGGCGGTGAACTGGGTATTTCAAGAGATAGAAAGCTTAGGCGGCTCCCGAGATAAAATTGTGTTGTCTGGGCATTCTGCGGGCGGTTACCTGGGTCTGATGATTACCTTAAACAAGAGCTACCTACAAAAATATGATATCGATGCGGATAAGCTTTTAGGAATCGTGCCCTTCAGCCCTCAGGCTATTACGCATTTTACAGCCAGACAAGAACAGGGAATAGATATTAACCAACCGACTATCGATGCGTATGCTCCGCTTTTCTGGGTTCGGAATGCAGTGCCACCGACAACCTTGATTACCGGAGGTAGAGATTTGGAAATGGTCGGTCGTTACGAAGAAAATGCCTACTTAAAACGTATGCTGGAAATTGTTGGGAATGATCATATTAAATTATTGGAACTTGATGGCTACGACCACGGCATGGTTTATCCTGCCTTGCCCATATTAGTCAAGCAAGTAAAGTATTGGCTAAAATAA
- a CDS encoding type I asparaginase, with amino-acid sequence MHNIFIIYTGGTIGMVKDSKTGSFVPFDFELIANNLPDLSRLNYKITVHSFEPIIDSSDMKEHIWLEMAEIVQKNYELYDGFVILHGSDTMSFSASILSFMLEGLQKPVILSGSQLPIGEIRTDARENLMTALEIASAKRDGRSIVQEVCILFDNKLFRGNRSFKYNSAKFEAFRSPNYPVLAEAGIHIQYYEDALLDNSGQNFIMHTSLDNRVAVLKLFPGINRTTVRQILHCGARGIIMETFGAGNTMTDQWFIDELSEAINSGINVVDISQCKVGSVEMGRYGTSAKLKGIGVLNGYDMTFEAAITKLMYLQGHFADQAEVAKYVEQPIRGELTPND; translated from the coding sequence ATGCATAATATCTTCATCATATACACAGGTGGCACCATCGGGATGGTTAAAGACTCTAAGACAGGATCTTTCGTGCCATTCGATTTTGAGTTGATTGCGAATAATCTTCCCGACCTGAGTCGGCTCAACTATAAGATCACCGTGCATTCTTTTGAACCCATTATTGATTCCTCCGATATGAAGGAGCACATCTGGTTAGAGATGGCGGAAATCGTGCAGAAGAATTACGAGCTCTATGATGGATTTGTGATCTTACATGGATCAGATACCATGTCTTTTTCGGCTTCTATCCTAAGCTTTATGCTGGAAGGTTTGCAAAAACCCGTTATCCTATCGGGATCTCAGCTGCCGATAGGTGAAATCCGAACCGATGCGCGAGAAAACTTGATGACGGCTTTAGAGATTGCCTCTGCCAAACGCGATGGCCGCTCCATTGTGCAAGAGGTGTGTATATTATTTGACAACAAGCTATTTCGAGGCAATCGCTCGTTCAAATATAATTCTGCGAAGTTTGAAGCATTTCGATCTCCGAATTATCCGGTACTTGCCGAGGCGGGGATACATATTCAATATTATGAAGACGCACTGCTGGATAATAGTGGTCAGAATTTCATTATGCATACCAGCCTGGACAACCGCGTTGCCGTTTTAAAGTTGTTTCCGGGTATCAACCGTACCACTGTCCGGCAAATTTTGCATTGCGGCGCTCGCGGCATCATTATGGAAACGTTCGGTGCCGGTAATACGATGACAGATCAATGGTTTATCGATGAATTGAGCGAAGCCATCAACTCTGGTATTAACGTGGTGGATATCTCGCAATGTAAAGTGGGGTCGGTAGAAATGGGACGATATGGCACCAGTGCCAAATTAAAAGGGATTGGCGTGCTCAATGGCTACGACATGACCTTCGAAGCAGCTATTACTAAATTAATGTATCTACAAGGTCATTTTGCGGATCAGGCTGAGGTAGCCAAATACGTAGAGCAGCCTATCCGCGGTGAGCTTACACCAAATGATTAA
- a CDS encoding TatD family hydrolase — MSQTDVVLTDTHTHIYYHAGSPQLEEHLNRCFENNVHRLFLPNVDVASITAVMETVQAYPTHCFPMLGLHPCSVKEGYLSDLSAIERAIQSHKIYAVGEIGIDLYWDKTTLVIQQDAFRTQIGWAKALGLPIDIHCREAFDEVFAILEELKDEQLFGIFHCFTGTLEQAQRAIDLGFKLGIGGVVTFKKAGLDAVVSQIALEHIVLETDAPYLAPTPFRGKENESSYLRFVAEKVADLHQISLEKLAQITTQNSIDVFGI, encoded by the coding sequence ATGAGCCAGACCGATGTTGTCCTAACGGACACCCATACCCACATCTACTACCATGCCGGTAGTCCGCAACTGGAAGAGCATTTAAATCGTTGTTTTGAAAATAATGTCCACAGGCTCTTTCTCCCAAATGTGGATGTAGCCTCTATAACAGCTGTAATGGAGACCGTGCAAGCTTATCCAACACATTGTTTTCCAATGTTGGGTCTACATCCCTGCAGCGTAAAGGAAGGTTACTTATCGGATCTCTCCGCCATAGAGAGAGCGATACAATCTCATAAAATTTATGCAGTTGGTGAAATCGGTATCGATCTTTATTGGGATAAAACAACTCTAGTTATTCAGCAAGACGCTTTTAGAACGCAGATTGGCTGGGCCAAAGCATTGGGCTTGCCTATTGACATTCACTGTCGAGAGGCTTTTGATGAAGTTTTCGCAATTCTAGAAGAACTGAAAGACGAGCAACTATTTGGTATCTTTCACTGCTTTACCGGCACATTGGAGCAAGCACAGCGCGCTATTGATCTGGGCTTTAAGTTGGGAATTGGAGGTGTTGTCACTTTCAAAAAGGCGGGATTGGATGCCGTAGTAAGCCAGATTGCGTTGGAGCATATTGTTTTAGAAACAGACGCACCTTATCTCGCCCCTACTCCATTCCGTGGTAAAGAAAATGAAAGCAGTTACCTTCGTTTTGTGGCGGAAAAGGTAGCCGATTTACATCAAATATCACTAGAGAAATTAGCGCAGATCACGACACAGAATTCAATAGACGTTTTCGGAATATAA